The following DNA comes from Qingshengfaniella alkalisoli.
AGCTTTGCAGCCGCTCATCCGGAGACGAGATACCCACCTGCACCAGCGCTTCGCGTGCGCGGCGGAGGGCTTCGGAGCGCGAAACCTTTGCATGGGCCAAAACGGTTTCCACCATCTGAGTGTCGATCCGAAGCACCGGGTTCAGCGTCATCATCGGATCCTGAAAGATCATGGCAATGCGCTTGCCTCGCAATTGGCGCAGGACGGGTTCACCAGCGGCCACGAGGTCAGTGCCATCGAAAACGATCTGCCCGCCTGCGATCCGGCCCGGTGGATCGACCAGCCCCAGTACGGAGAAGCCGGTAACCGATTTTCCCGACCCGGATTCCCCGACCAGGCCCAGAATCTGACCCCTCTCGAGCGAGAAGCTGACACCATCAACAGCCTTGGCAACACCGTCACGCGTGTGGAAATGCGTTTGTAGGTCTTTGACTTCGAGAAGTGTCGTCATTTCTGCAACCTCGGGTTCAGAACGTCGCGGAGGCGGTCACCGACGAGATTGATCGCGATGATCGTTATGACCAAGGCAATGCCGGGGAAGAGGCTGATCCAGTAGCTGCCCGAAAGCAGGTAGTCGTACCCGTTCGCGATCAACAGTCCGAGAGAGGGTTCCGTGATGGGGACGCCCACGCCGAGAAATGAAAGCGTGGCTTCCAGGGCAATCGCCTGCGCAATCTGCACGGTTGCCACCACGATCAATGGCGGCACGCAGTTCGGCAGCAGATGGCGGAACATGATCCGGCGGTTCGAAAGGGCCAGACAGCGGGCAGCATCGATGTAGTCCTTGCGCCGCTCTACGATGGCGGAGCTGCGAACGGTTCTTGCGTAATAGGCCCATTGTACGATCACGAGAGCCAGAATGACCTTGTCCACGCCGCGCCCAAGAAGCGCCAGCAGGATCAAGGCAATCAAGATCGCGGGAAAGGACAGCTGCAAATCGACGATCCGCATGATGAAGCTGTCGAGCCTGCCACCAAAGTATGCCGCCGTCACGCCGACGATCGTTCCGATGGTGATAGCCAAGCCCAGCGATACAGAGGCGACGAGCAGGCTGATCCGCAGCCCGTAAAGGATGCCCGAGAGCATATCCCGCCCTTGCCGATCCGTTCCCAGCCAATAGGTTTGCCCGGTACCAAAGCTGACCTCTCCAGGCGGCAACGCGCTGTCCATGATGTCCAGCTGTGTCAGGTCATACGGGTTTTGCGGTGCAATCCAGGGGGCTGAGATGGCCAATGCCGCTATCACCACGAACAGAACCAGACCGATGACTGCGACCGGATCTTCCATGAACTGGCGCATGATACGGCGAGCAGGGCTGTCGACGCGAACGGGGGGCCGTGAGATCGTTTCGGTCATCCCTTCATCTCCGATAGGCGAATGCGCGGATCGAGGAGCGAATAGATCACGTCCACTACAAGGTTGATGGTGACAATGATCAGGACCGTCAGCATCAGATAGGCGACGATCACGGGACGATCCAACAGGTTGATCGAGTCGATCAGCAACTTGCCCATACCGGGCCAGGCGAAGACGGTTTCTGTGACGATAGCGAACGCAACCATCGATCCCAGTTCTAGCCCGATGATGGTCACGACAGGGATCATGATGTTTTTCAGGATATGCACCATAACCACGCGACGCGACGATAGGCCCTTGGCGCGGGCA
Coding sequences within:
- a CDS encoding ABC transporter permease; amino-acid sequence: MTETISRPPVRVDSPARRIMRQFMEDPVAVIGLVLFVVIAALAISAPWIAPQNPYDLTQLDIMDSALPPGEVSFGTGQTYWLGTDRQGRDMLSGILYGLRISLLVASVSLGLAITIGTIVGVTAAYFGGRLDSFIMRIVDLQLSFPAILIALILLALLGRGVDKVILALVIVQWAYYARTVRSSAIVERRKDYIDAARCLALSNRRIMFRHLLPNCVPPLIVVATVQIAQAIALEATLSFLGVGVPITEPSLGLLIANGYDYLLSGSYWISLFPGIALVITIIAINLVGDRLRDVLNPRLQK